The DNA window GTAGCCGCCCGCCGCGCTGACGAGCAGCGTGAGGACGATGACCACGAGCGGCGCTTTCCGCGCCGCGGTCGCGCCCACGGTCAGGATGCTTCCGAGCGCGCCGCCGCCGGTACCGAACGCGCGCTTTTTGCGGTTGAAGCCGCGCGATTCGAGGAACCCGTCGAGTTCCAGTTTGAGGGCGGGAATCAAGCCGCCGAAGATAATCAGCGCCGCGACGATACCGACCGAACTCACGATACCGAAGTCCTGAATCGGCGGCAGCGGGCTGACCAGATTCGAGAGGAAGCCGATGACCGTCGTCGCGGTCACCCACGTCAGGGCCGCGCCGACGCTGACGAGCGCGACGCGCATCGACCCGCGAACGTCCTCGTCGGGGTTCGTCTCCCGCTCCTCGCGGTGGCGCATGAAGACGTGAATCGCGTAGTCGATTGCCAGTCCGATGAGGAGGACGGGCACCGCGATGAACATCTGGTTGAACGTGATGCCTGCCCAGCCCATGAAGCCGAACGTCCAGACGAGGACGAAGGCGATGCCGAGGATGCCGAGCAGGATGTCGAGGACGTCACGGTAGGCGATGATGAGCGTCAGGATGACGAACAACAGCGCCAGCGGCCCGACGATGGCGAGGCTATCTGCCATCGACTGGTTGATCTCCTCGCTGATGATGCCGCTCCCGAAGACGAGCGCCTCGTGGTCGAACTCCTCGTCCGCGATGGTCTTCATCCCCTGCTGGGTGGAGACGAGCACGTCGGAGGCCTGTCCCTCCATCGACGACTGGCTCTCCTGTTTCTGGAAGATGACCAACATCGTCGCGTTCGCCTCCGTCGACCCGGTGTCGTAGGACGTCGGCATGAACGCCAACGCTTGGCTCGCCATGCCGCCCGAACTGCCGCCGTCGTCGGAGAGCACGGCCTTCGTCAGCGAATCGATCTGCGACTGGTTCATCGACTGCAACTGGTCGAGTTGCTCGGCGAGCGTCGGCATCGAGCCGTTTTCGAGCGCGCTCCGCTTTTGCTGCAGTTTCTCGCTCTGCTCGCCGAGTTTCTCATACTCGTCCGCCAGCACGCCTTGGGTGCCGAGTTTGTACACCTTGCCGAACTGCGACTGGATTTCGCCTGCCTGCTGCTTGTAGGTCGATTCGTTGATGTCGCCCGACCGGTAGGAGGCGTTCAAGCCGTCGAGTTTGGCCTGCAAGCCGCGCGCCTGCTGTGCGGACTTGTTGAACGTCGCCGACTGCTCGGCTGAGAGGTTCGCGGTGGCTGTCGCCCGCACCTGTGAGAGTTGAGCTTCGATTTTCGCCGACTGCTGGCGATACGATTCGTTGTCCACATCGCCCGACTGATGGGACGCGTTCAACTGGTCGTATTTTCCCTGCAGCGCGCGCGTCTGATTCAGTGCGTCGCTCAGTCCGGCGGCCGTCCGGTTGAGTTGCTGGCTGCGCTGTTGGAGTTTCGCACCAGACGCTTTGAGCTCCGCGACCTTCTGCTGTTGAATCGCGGAGATGGCGATGACGTTCGCGACGCCGGTGGAGGCGGTTCCCTCCGCCAGCGTCTCGTTGATGGTTTGATTGTCCCGAAGGCGCTGTTGGAACTGTAACGAGTTCACCATCGCTTCCTTCGACAGGACGTTATCGCCCTTGAGGATTACCTGTACGGTGGTCGTATTCTCGTTCCCCGTCGTGAAGTTCGAGTTGATGTAGTTCAGTTTCTTCGCGGCCGGACTGTCGCTCTGGAACTGGTCGAGCGACGAGGACTGCTCTATCATCGGCGCGCCCGCCCCGACGAGAATCGTCGCAACGAGAAGCACGGCGATGATGGCCCGACTGTGCTTGGTTACGTTTTCGAAAAGCCGGTCGAGAAGCGTCACGGACGCCCTCCTCGGCTATGTAGCTGTAATGCCATAGCTGTTGTTAGAATACTACTGACAGCCCCACCAAAAAGATGGAGGTTTCGGTTTCTAGTATGACATAAAGTCACAAACACATTTCCGGTACAACGAAGAAACGGTCCAATCAGAGCACGTACGGCACTCTATCGCGCGTTTGTGCCGGACGAAATCCGGTTCGGGCGACGGCAGTACGTGCGGGGACGAGAATGGGACGGGTTCTCCGAGACGTGTCGCTTTGTGAATTATATATCTACAACAACAAGTGGAATTTTCGTCAGTTCGCCATCAACGTTACCATCGTCCCCGAGACAGAGAGAGACGATGGTAGATTTGCTCACCGTACTCCATCTCCTCGGTGGCGTATTCCTCCTGCTGATGAACGCCTACTTCGTCGTCACCGAGTTCGCCATGACGCGGGTGCGACAGTTCGACGAGTCTGAGTTCGAGGATTCGAAGGGATTGCAGCGCGCGTGGGACATGACCGACCGCCTCGAAATCTATCTCTCCGGGTGCCAAGTCGGCATCACCATCGCCAGCGTCGGATTGGGTGTGGTCGCCGAACCAGCGGTGGTGGCGGTGTTCCATCCGGTCATCGAAGCCGTCGGTCTCGGGGGCGGCTCCACCGAAGCGCTCTCGGCGATTCTCGCACTCGCCGTCATCAACCTCCTGCACGTCATCGTCGGGGAGCAAGCGCCGACGTACCTGGGCATCGAGCGAACGAAGTTCGCGGCCCGATACGGGTCGGGCATCCTCTACTGGTGGACGAAACTGATGTCGCCGGTCATCATCCTCGCTGACAAGACCGCCAAGAGCCTCCTCTCCCTGTTCGGCGTTGAAATCGAACGCTCGTGGACGGAAGCCGAGGAATCGGACGGCGACGAGCGGAAAATCGTCAGCCGCGCTGACCTCCACCGCGAGATGGGCGACGTTCTCAGCGCGGTCGAGGGTCTCCCGGAGGAACGCGAAGAGGAGATTCTGGCCGCGCTTCAAATCGAGCGCGTCCCGGTTCGTGACATCGTGATTCCGCGGGAGGACATCGTGGCCCTCTCGACCGACGACCCCATCGAGGAGAACGTCGAACGGATGGAGAAGAACCCGCTCGTCCGCTTTCCGCTCATCGACGGGTCGCTGGACGAGTTTCGGGGAATCGTCTACGCGCCGACCGTCATCGAACGGTACGACGAACTCACCTCGGGGGAGGTCTCGCTGACCGACATCGCACACGACCCGATGACGGTCGCGGGCGATACGAGCGTCGCGGACGCCATCGACCTGTTTCAGGCGCAAAACCAGGAACTCGCACTGGTGTTGGACGGGCAGGACGTCATCGGGTTGGTGACGGCGACGGACGCGTTCGAAGCCGTCCTCGGGGAGTTGGAGGACCCGATGGACAGGGAGATGACCGCCTGAGGAATCGTTCGCCTACCGGTCGTGGAATTCTCGCGCTTGCTCGCGCGTCATCGTCTCCCACTCGCCGTCGTCGGTTCGAACCTGCACGTGTCCGTCGGGAATCTCCGTTTCGACCGTTTCAACGTGCGTTTCGAGGAGATGCGATTCGTACTGCTTCAACGCGGCTCGCTCCGACGGCGCGATGGCGACCCAACCGCACTCGTCTTGACTGCACCGAATCATTGAGTGTCGTCACTCGCTACGAGGGATATAAGCCTTGAGAAACGTCGGTGCGACCGGTGGCGGTCGGTGGGGTCTATTCGCCGCTTACGACCCGCGAGGAGAGGTCGCCGATGGTTCCCTTCACGGTGTACTCCGGCGTCTCGATGTGGACCATCGAGTCCGCCGTTACGTCCTCGAACTTGAGTTCGAGGGTGTACGACCCGTCCGTCAGGATGTCCGTCGCTTCGTTCTGTCCGGTTTCGAGCTGTCGCGCCCACGCCGTCTTTCCGGCGAAGGCGGCGTCGGTGACGCCCGAGATGATGTACGCCACCGGATTGTACGACGTGTTGGAGCCGCGAATCGGGTAGTCCCTGTCGTGCCACTCCCAGAACCCCTCGTCGATGACGAAGACGTTCTCGTAGCCCTTCTGCATGAGTGCGGATGCACGAATCGAAGAGAGGTGGTGCGGACAGCCACAGTAACAGACGATGCGGTCGGATTTCGGCCAGTTCAGCACGGGG is part of the Haladaptatus paucihalophilus DX253 genome and encodes:
- a CDS encoding MMPL family transporter; its protein translation is MTLLDRLFENVTKHSRAIIAVLLVATILVGAGAPMIEQSSSLDQFQSDSPAAKKLNYINSNFTTGNENTTTVQVILKGDNVLSKEAMVNSLQFQQRLRDNQTINETLAEGTASTGVANVIAISAIQQQKVAELKASGAKLQQRSQQLNRTAAGLSDALNQTRALQGKYDQLNASHQSGDVDNESYRQQSAKIEAQLSQVRATATANLSAEQSATFNKSAQQARGLQAKLDGLNASYRSGDINESTYKQQAGEIQSQFGKVYKLGTQGVLADEYEKLGEQSEKLQQKRSALENGSMPTLAEQLDQLQSMNQSQIDSLTKAVLSDDGGSSGGMASQALAFMPTSYDTGSTEANATMLVIFQKQESQSSMEGQASDVLVSTQQGMKTIADEEFDHEALVFGSGIISEEINQSMADSLAIVGPLALLFVILTLIIAYRDVLDILLGILGIAFVLVWTFGFMGWAGITFNQMFIAVPVLLIGLAIDYAIHVFMRHREERETNPDEDVRGSMRVALVSVGAALTWVTATTVIGFLSNLVSPLPPIQDFGIVSSVGIVAALIIFGGLIPALKLELDGFLESRGFNRKKRAFGTGGGALGSILTVGATAARKAPLVVIVLTLLVSAAGGYGATKVDTSFSQEDFLASSPPHWTKQLPEPFKPGNYSAKQNLDFVNDNFVREDSQAQLLVEGDITRDDALEQVKRAEEQAAKKDVTLTLSNGEPQVQSPLSVMKQVAAQNETFNQTFTAADTDGDGVPDENLETVYDGLFAAAPDDAAGVIYREDGNYEALRVTISLKGGASSSAVTTQMREVADNFDGLTATATGQSIVFEIVQDDLLNTVIESLIITMVAVFAFLMLIYRITEGSATLGAVTLLPVVFSVAWILGTMYLLGMPFNVLTGMITSLTVGLGVAYSIHLSERYNVELERQGSVWEAMHVSLTGTGGALLGSAATTVGGFGVLAFAILPALQQFGIITGLTIIYAFIASVLVLPSLLVVWTRYFGPGARGSIDLKSEGAPTPSED
- a CDS encoding CNNM domain-containing protein: MVDLLTVLHLLGGVFLLLMNAYFVVTEFAMTRVRQFDESEFEDSKGLQRAWDMTDRLEIYLSGCQVGITIASVGLGVVAEPAVVAVFHPVIEAVGLGGGSTEALSAILALAVINLLHVIVGEQAPTYLGIERTKFAARYGSGILYWWTKLMSPVIILADKTAKSLLSLFGVEIERSWTEAEESDGDERKIVSRADLHREMGDVLSAVEGLPEEREEEILAALQIERVPVRDIVIPREDIVALSTDDPIEENVERMEKNPLVRFPLIDGSLDEFRGIVYAPTVIERYDELTSGEVSLTDIAHDPMTVAGDTSVADAIDLFQAQNQELALVLDGQDVIGLVTATDAFEAVLGELEDPMDREMTA
- a CDS encoding rhodanese-like domain-containing protein, whose translation is MPEDGNVDGYPPEFDEKPKKKSFDPSSFDTKSEGGEEVPLVPTDIVYNWYKRGEARFADARGTKQYKTSHIYGAVLSPAPGVRGAPERDPVLNWPKSDRIVCYCGCPHHLSSIRASALMQKGYENVFVIDEGFWEWHDRDYPIRGSNTSYNPVAYIISGVTDAAFAGKTAWARQLETGQNEATDILTDGSYTLELKFEDVTADSMVHIETPEYTVKGTIGDLSSRVVSGE